GATGCTAAAAAGTTCAGTAGAATAAGCACAATTACTAAAGTAATAGACGCAAGAAGATTCGAAGACACTAATTTAACTGAGGGCGATGGATATTATAAGCACGGGGTAGTGAAATTCTTTAGCCCTGTAGCATTTGAAGGTATAGTGAAGGAACACAGAAATAAAGTAGTCACATTGTTTACTTCGCCTCCATATCAAATTTCTGCTGGGGATAAATATTCGATACTTGCAGGTTGCGATAAAGCATTTTCAACTTGTAAAAACAAATTCCACAATACTGTAAATTTTCGCGGAGAACCCTGTGTACCTGGCTTTGAACTTGCTCAGCAGCACAATTTTCAATATTATAAGTAGTGTGGAAAGGTGGCTGAGTGGTCTAAAGCACACGCTTGGAAAGCGTGCACATATGAAAATATGTCGGGGGTTCGAATCCCCCCTTTTCCGTGTCGTATGCATGCGAGAACAAAAACATGAAAAACATAATGCTAATTGGTGGTGGAGTTGGAAATGCAGTATTGTTTTCAATAGGAAAGGCCTGTCTTGAAAATAATAATAGAGTTTTATACTTTGCTGGCTATAGAAAATTAAATGATGTATTTAAACAAGCATTGATAGAACGTGCATCAAGTGCGGTAGTTTGGGCATGCGAGGAAGGATTGATAAAAACAAGCAGAGATCAAGACAAATCTTTTCATGGGAATATAGTTGATGCAATAATCTCTTATCAAAGGGGAATATTAGGCGATACCACGATTAATTTAGACGCTATAGACAAAATTATTACCATCGGTTCTGATAAAATGATGAAGGCCGTAAATGAAGCGAGAAAAACGATCTTAAGGCCATATTTGAAATCAGGCCACATGGCAATATCGTCAGTTAATTCGCCTATGCAGTGTATGATGAAAGAAATCTGCGCTCAGTGTGTGCAGCGGCATATAAATATGAGAACGGGAGAAGAGAGTTATGTGTATAGTTGCAGTAACCAAGACCAAAATATGGAGCTTATTGATTTTGATTTTCTAAGTGAGCGCTTGAAACAAAATAGTTTACAAGAAAAACTCACTGCAAAATGGATAGATCATGCTCAGAGATATTAAACAACAAAAAAAGGAAATAAGAGAGCAATATAGGGCTATAAGAAAAAATATTGATGAGAGCTACGCAGCAAATTCTCTTGTTAATCTCTTCAATCAGAACTTAAGTTACGTTAAAGGCAAAACAATTGCAGCTTACATTCCAATTGATGGGGAAATAAATGTTATACCTTTGATGCATAATTTGCTCAATTTAGGCTATAAAGTGGCAATTCCTGATGAAAACAAGCCACTGAGGTTTAAGGAATGGAACAAAGCAGATGAAGATATAATTCCCGACACGATTATCACTCCAATCATTGCTTTTGATGATCATCTCAATAGATTGGGTTTTGGTGGTGGTTGGTATGATGCTGTAATAAAAGAATTACGACCACTTGGCAAAATATTTATAGGTGTAGCTTATGAAAAACAATATTGCAAAAATCTGCCAATAGAAGAACACGATCAAAAATTAGATATCATAATCACTGAGACACGTGTTAGGTGTAGGTAGTGGCTCTTCTAAAATCTTCAAAATATCAGTTGCACAGTAAACCCGATCTCTCTTTCCCTCAGAAGTTTGTGAAACAATGCCTAAATCTTCAAGTTTCATGACTGCTCTTTGGGCTGTTGTAAATGCAACACCTAAGTTTTCAACTATTCTCTTTATAGTAAAGTAAGGGTTTACAGCTAAATATCTTATAATATCACTCGCAACTCCTTCGGTTTTAGAACTTTGCCAACCTGTAATTAAATTGTTAATTTGTTCTGCCCTCGATAATACGTCCAACGATTGCAACGCTACACCATTTAAGAAATAAGAGAACCAATCATGCCACGTACCTTTGCTGCTTATATTGTAAAGTTGTGTATAGTACTCATCTTGCGTAGCTTCGAAAAATGCGCTTAGATATAACAAAGGCGATGATAATAACTTTCTTTCGATAAGGAGTAATGTTATGAGTAGACGTCCAATACGCCCATTGCCGTCCAAGAACGGGTGAATTTCCTCAAATTGATAATGGCATAAAGCTATGTGTATGAGTGGGGGTAGTGTCCTGTCATGTAGGAACTTTTCAAAAGAGTACAGGCAATCCATCAACTCACCTGGTGTTGGTGGCACATATTTTGCTGAGTTTATTTTACACCATGGAACTCCAATCCAGTTCTGCACGCGGCGAAATTCTCCTGGAGTTGCATGAGAACCTCTTACACCTTGCATAAGCCTCCCGTGAATTTCTTTAATCAACTGAAGTGACAGTGGAAGGGACTGTAAACGTTTGAGTCCATAATCAAGCGCTGATATATAATTGTGCACTTCTTGTAAATCATCGGGGTTGCGATCTACATTAGCACCTGCTTCTTGAGCCAAAACTTCACCAAGAGTTGCTTGAGTCCCCTCGATTCTACTTGAAAGGACTGCTTCACGTGCTATGAAGGGCCGCATGAGAAGATGAGGATTAGGCAATTTAGCTCCTTCTCTG
This portion of the Wolbachia endosymbiont of Ctenocephalides felis wCfeF genome encodes:
- a CDS encoding 5-formyltetrahydrofolate cyclo-ligase, producing MLRDIKQQKKEIREQYRAIRKNIDESYAANSLVNLFNQNLSYVKGKTIAAYIPIDGEINVIPLMHNLLNLGYKVAIPDENKPLRFKEWNKADEDIIPDTIITPIIAFDDHLNRLGFGGGWYDAVIKELRPLGKIFIGVAYEKQYCKNLPIEEHDQKLDIIITETRVRCR
- a CDS encoding Dihydroorotate dehydrogenase B (NAD(+)) codes for the protein MKNIMLIGGGVGNAVLFSIGKACLENNNRVLYFAGYRKLNDVFKQALIERASSAVVWACEEGLIKTSRDQDKSFHGNIVDAIISYQRGILGDTTINLDAIDKIITIGSDKMMKAVNEARKTILRPYLKSGHMAISSVNSPMQCMMKEICAQCVQRHINMRTGEESYVYSCSNQDQNMELIDFDFLSERLKQNSLQEKLTAKWIDHAQRY